A genomic segment from Daphnia carinata strain CSIRO-1 chromosome 1, CSIRO_AGI_Dcar_HiC_V3, whole genome shotgun sequence encodes:
- the LOC130690952 gene encoding S phase cyclin A-associated protein in the endoplasmic reticulum-like, producing MSTLDDLEQVRLLVREEGKSARNILAFNVPCVDEGTMAVDVGTKVPVRKPPVNPKSLLVRLEHKVPKLVTVLKNSRSRIRSASAGRDRKSDLQARYWGLLFENLRRAVDEIYLTCESDESVEECKEAIMILESCTKDFRNLIEWLRLKWNYEQTPAPQRPTSLAWEVRKSSPAKPSCASIMGQLQKTPAGLARRILNFEEESSTSSFFASTAMEAKALITTEYPIQTICEAAESLVPKLPTIPLVPQPTPTAARKTISKTGNEAKSSKPAEQASTARVTVIKPKSGPVWKVGKASKNAVNSEVQSLSLANKVQSQCATPRTPLQGSSHKAQLSSITKTQSTQAQSWAQRVQNVPLSQQLSRNKPSKPEPLSKATIKASVARQQTHAPPVATSTKTDIDDGWETVRGRTRSRTSPAKPTPVLTRASTMVYGSRLEARHSAKITNRQQLARSGLLKPSTAQSLPSLCDRTAPAPKKEPIKEPAPASSPPVHQEPPQAQLAPIAAIVNPVVSLESSYDESIITSSDEDKDEAQEAAEVAEEEAEMARREEALTIEEENLQREIRETERSDNEGDEAWDDPINVTPASTPEGIPRITPDRVPVEREVLEEKYHLLLENCSWAEQMELLDQLEEVAAMDGARQPGRALQVHEKLSSPSRRRTAEPCETFQQHEAKQLRAQQHRAAFREEKRRKRRELTKRMEEVRVAKSLLLEEKKLLLERKMKRAEEKRQKHLAEIVKKAHDEESKKREIAFINTIEAQNKQHDFIARIQTQEERIQGLQEERQRRQEERNKAKEALEVRKRALEAERQAKVALLQEKRRQREERIDREHQEKEKERLELAREKQRDREERMSALQAAHQASQSQLQRKIQQKQEESARRHEENIEQIRQKALELSILRFSSAGGADDAPRLVHYETARLCVLCDVQIHSEVILMSHLGGRKHMEALKNHYGGKEPSREQSESSNLKFIVDVNYAADKEAADGDVGKGTNKNASAPETEKEKRAKAQKKRAKKLKSKVMQRNALESSLVPPEGANKHRISRILQELERDPAAHDRHWGEIVRLLEKGSTTEQLVFGVQRGVSVVGDMLTSYQTEQEQGRASSPLRIILSTVNCLRLAARSNLEMSTHIINSQATPLLLSILARRLEILEGNGNGIQASGQLCVSVLPMSDAVATAIMNTWMAIVEPILSNSEKNCAQSNSDLPVRITSLVSYAVSLGLVDRLAFHVGGVGGPLLDEQSASNDLLLASLKFLTSLVDLLHLCKKGQSKKGKSAVVTTDTTQLVEAFQMTELAGVVNALYGLLLHQGAPSSSAGRPAELADNTIRFTVAALQLIYRLALLDLTTFQAILGAEGVSLEFRHIASFLLWYGVNVQSPVGHLLNLTILCIGYFATGHHDNQMILQSGHMPSVLQQLCRLPFGYFSDKALRAILLPTLLACCHDNPANRVVLQKEMSYQMVEDYVNSDDGRAVHLVCTVLNATQNTVKTSNDNSS from the exons ATGTCCACCCTCGACGATTTGGAACAAGTAAGATTACTCGTccgagaagaaggaaaatcaGCAAGAAATATTCTGGCGTTCAATGTCCCTTGTGTTGACGAGGGTACTATGGCTGTAGATGTTG GTACAAAGGTGCCTGTGAGAAAGCCACCTGTAAACCCCAAATCATTATTGGTACGATTAGAACACAAAGTTCCCAAACTAGTCACTGTGCTGAAAAACTCTCGTTCCAGAATTCGCTCTGCATCAGCTGGGAGAGATAGAAAATCAG ATTTGCAGGCTCGTTATTGGGGGTTGCTGTTTGAAAATCTCAGGAGAGCAGTTGATGAGATTTATTTGACTTGTGAATCTGATGAAAGTGTTGAAGAGTGCAAAGAAGCTATCATGATATTAGAATCATGTACAAAAGATTTCAGGAACTTGATTGAATGGTTGAGATTGAAATGGAACTATGAACAGACACCTGCTCCTCAACGTCCGACCTCACTTGCGTGGGAAGTTAGAAAATCTTCTCCTGCAAAG CCTTCTTGTGCTTCTATAATGGGTCAGCTCCAAAAGACTCCTGCTGGACTAGCTAGACGAATTCTGAACTTCGAAGAAGAATCTTCTACCTCATCATTCTTTGCGTCAACCGCAATGGAAGCAAAAGCGCTAATAACAACTGAATATCCTATACAGACGATTTGTGAAGCGGCCGAAAGCCTTGTACCGAAACTACCTACAATCCCATTAGTTCCCCAACCTACACCGACTGCTGCACGGAAAACCATCAGCAAAACAGGCAATGAGGCCAAATCAAGCAAGCCAGCTGAACAAGCTAGCACTGCTCGAGTCACCGTTATCAAGCCCAAATCTGGACCAGTCTGGAAAGTAGGAAAAGCTAGTAAAAATGCAGTGAATAGTGAAGTCCAGTCTCTAAGTCTAGCAAATAAAGTTCAGTCACAATGTGCGACGCCAAGAACTCCGTTGCAGGGTTCATCGCACAAAGCTCAACTATCTTCTATCACCAAAACTCAGTCGACTCAAGCACAAAGTTGGGCACAGCGAGTTCAAAATGTCCCTCTTTCGCAACAACTATCTCGGAACAAGCCAAGTAAACCAGAGCCGCTATCCAAGGCGACCAttaaagcttcagttgcacgTCAACAAACACACGCACCACCTGTAGCAACATCAACCAAAACGGATATTGACGACGGATGGGAGACTGTGCGAGGTCGAACGCGTTCTAGGACATCGCCAGCGAAACCTACCCCCGTATTGACCCGAGCGTCCACAATGGTTTACGGTTCCCGGTTGGAAGCAAGACATTCAGCCAAAATAACCAATCGCCAACAATTGGCTCGCTCTGGACTTCTAAAACCTTCGACAGCCCAATCACTACCTTCGCTTTGCGATCGTACCGCACCAGCTCCCAAGAAAGAACCGATAAAAGAGCCAGCCCCTGCTTCCTCTCCACCCGTTCACCAGGAACCTCCACAGGCACAATTGGCTCCTATTGCTGCTATTGTTAACCCGGTCGTATCTCTTGAATCCAGTTATGATGAATCAATTATCACGTCCAGTGATGAGGATAAAGATGAAGCCCAGGAGGCAGCGGAAGTGGCTGAGGAAGAGGCAGAAATGGCCCGCAGGGAGGAAGCACTAAccattgaagaagaaaaccttcAACGAGAAATTCGTGAAACGGAACGATCGGATAATGAAGGGGACGAGGCTTGGGATGATCCAATCAATGTTACACCA gcaTCTACTCCGGAAGGCATTCCCCGAATCACTCCAGATAGGGTGCCAGTTGAACGAGAAGTGTTGGAGGAAAAATACCATCTTTTGCTGGAAAACTGCTCTTGGGCTGAGCAAATGGAATTACTGGATCAACTGGAAGAGGTGGCTGCGATGGATGGAGCTCGTCAACCAGGTCGTGCTCTCCAAGTTCACGAGAAACTAAGCTCTCCGTCACGTCGGCGCACGGCTGAACCGTGCGAGACATTTCAACAGCACGAGGCTAAACAACTTCGAGCTCAACAGCACAGAGCTGCGTTCCGAGAGGAAAAAAGGCGGAAGAGACGCGAGCTGACAAAACGAATGGAAGAAGTCCGCGTAGCCAAGAGTTTATTgcttgaagaaaagaaattactATTGGAACGCAAAATGAAACGGGCCGAAgaaaaacgtcaaaaacaTCTGGCTGAGATAGTAAAAAAGGCTCACGATGAGGAatccaagaaaagagaaattgcGTTTATTAATACGATCGAGgcgcaaaacaaacaacacgaTTTTATTGCGCGTATTCAGACGCAAGAAGAGCGCATTCAAGGTCTTCAG gagGAAAGGCAACGACGACAGGAAGAGCGTAATAAGGCCAAAGAGGCTCTAGAAGTGAGAAAAAGGGCGTTGGAAGCAGAACGGCAGGCCAAAGTGGCCTTACTCCAAGAAAAGCGCCGGCAGAGGGAAGAGCGTATAGATCGCGAACACCAAGAGAAGGAGAAGGAAAGATTAGAGCTGGCCAGAGAGAAACAGCGCGATCGAGAGGAGCGGATGTCCGCTTTACAGGCGGCACACCAGGCCTCACAGTCTCAGCTGCAGCGCAAGATTCAGCAGAAACAAGAGGAATCGGCACGCCGTCacgaagaaaacattgaacAGATCCGCCAAAAAGCCCTGGAGTTGTCCATTTTGCGCTTTTCTTCAGCTGGCGGGGCTGATGACGCACCGCGTCTCGTTCACTATGAAACTGCGCGTCTGTGTGTTCTCTGTGACGTTCAGATTCACAGCGAAGTGATTCTAATGAGTCACCTCGGAGGAAGAAAGCATATGGAAGCGCTTAAAAACCACTACGGCGGCAAGGAGCCATCACGTGAGCAGTCGGAAAGCTCCAACTTGAAGTTCATTGTTGACGTCAATTATGCGGCTGACAAAGAAGCCGCTGATGGAGATGTTGGTaaaggaacaaacaaaaatgcatcCGCACCGGagaccgaaaaagaaaagcgagcCAAAGCGCAGAAAAAGAGAGCcaagaaattgaaatcaaaagtaatGCAACGCAATGCGTTGGAGTCGAGCCTCGTGCCGCCCGAAGGCGCCAATAAACATCGCATTTCGCGCATTCTACAAGAACTGGAACGCGATCCAGCTGCTCACGATCGTCATTGGGGCGAAATAGTTCGCTTGTTGGAAAAGGGATCGACGACTGAACAGCTCGTGTTTGGTGTCCAGCGTGGCGTCAGTGTAGTCGGAGACATGCTGACCTCTTACCAAACGGAACAAGAACAAGGTCGAGCTTCTTCCCCGCTTCGAATTATCCTCTCTACAGTTAACTGCCTACGATTAGCTGCCCGTTCCAACCTGGAGATGTCAACTCACATCATCAATAGCCAAGCCACTCCGTTGCTTTTAAGTATACTCGCTCGACGTCTAGAG ATTCTGGAAGGAAATGGTAATGGAATTCAAGCCTCCGGTCAGCTTTGCGTTTCTGTCTTACCGATGTCGGACGCTGTCGCAA CGGCTATCATGAATACCTGGATGGCGATAGTTGAACCCATTCTGTCGAATTCGGAAAAAAATTGCGCCCAGTCCAATTCAGATTTGCCAGTTCGCATTACCAGTTTAGTCAG TTACGCTGTATCGTTGGGGCTGGTTGATCGTTTGGCTTTTCACGTTGGCGGAGTCGGAGGCCCATTGCTGGATGAACAATCGGCTTCTAACGACCTACTCTTGGCTTCACTCAAGTTCCTAACCTCGCTTGTCGATCTGCTGCATCTTTGTAAAAAGGGCCAGTCGAAGAAGGGCAAATCGGCTGTCGTGACGACGGACACGACTCAGTTGGTCGAAGCGTTTCAAATGACCGAATTGGCCGGAGTCGTCAACGCCCTTTATGGTCTGCTGCTCCATCAAGGCGCGCCTTCATCGTCTGCCGGCCGTCCAGCCGAGCTGGCCGATAACACGATCCGCTTCACCGTCGCGGCACTCCAATTGATCTACCGTTTGGCGCTTCTCGACCTCACCACTTTCCAA GCTATCTTGGGAGCTGAAGGAGTTTCGCTCGAGTTTCGCCACATCGCAAGTTTTCTCCTATGGTATGGCGTTAATGTGCAGTCACCCGTCGGCCATCTTCTCAACCTGACGATCCTCTGCATCGGTTATTTCGCTACTGGCCACCACGACAACCAA ATGATTCTCCAATCTGGTCACATGCCTTCTGTGCTACAGCAACTCTGTCGCCTGCCGTTCGGCTATTTCTCCGACAAAGCTCTGCGAGCCATACTCCTGCCCACCCTGCTGGCCTGCTGCCACGACAATCCGGCAAATCGAGTCGTACTTCAAAAGGAGATGAgctaccaa ATGGTGGAGGATTATGTCAACAGCGACGATGGCCGGGCGGTCCACCTCGTTTGCACTGTCCTTAACGCCACGCAGAACACGGTCAAGACGTCGAATGATAACTCGTCCTAG